GCTTCGCCGCTAACTCCCTTCTTCCAAGATATTATTCAGAGCCTTCTCTTTGTTACTCATAGGGAAGATGCTGGAGAATCCAGATTGCGTACTGCAGCTTATGAAACTCTAAATGAAGTTGTCAGATGCTCCATTGAAGAAACAGGCCCTATTGTTATGCAGTTGGTACCTGTGATCATGATGGAGCTCCATCAGACACTTGAGGCAGGAAAGTTATCAACTGATGAGAGGGAGAAGCGGAGCGAACTGCAGGGCCTTCTCTGTGGTTGTTTGCAGGTCATAATCCAGAAGTTGGGAGCGATGGAGTCAACAAAATATTCCTTCTTGCAATATGCCGATCAAATGATGGAACTGTTTTTGAGAGTTTTTGCCTGTCGAAACGCCACTGTGCATGAGGAGGCTATGCTTGCTATTGGTGCATTGGCATATGCGGCAGGTCCAAACTTTTCGAAGTACATGCCTCAGTTTTATCAGTATTTGGAGATGGGACTACAGAACTTTGAGGAGTATCAGGTCTGTGCCATTACCGTGGGTGTTGTGGGTGATTTGTGCAGGGCACTGGAGGACAAAATTCTGCCTTACTGTGATGGAATCATGACCCAACTCCTGAAGGACTTGTCGAGCAATCAGTTGCATAGATCTGTAAAGCCACCTATATTCTCATGCTTTGGCGATATTGCACTGGCAATTGGGGAGAACTTTGAGAAGTATTTGATATATGCCATGCCCATGCTACAAAGTGCAGCAGATTTGTCGGCGCATGCTGCTGCAGCTGATGATGAAATGCTCGATTACACCAACCAATTAAGGAATGGAATACTGGAAGCATACTCTGGTATTCTTCAAGGATTTAAGAGCTCCCCTAAGACACAATTACTGATGCAGTATGCTCCCAATATTCTTAATTTCCTTGATGCTCTTTACAATGGGAAGGATATGTAAGTCTTTAACTTTATATTTTGCTTCGCTGCAATCCTCATTATTAACATCGATTTTTTTAGTTAACTACCAAAATCTAAATCGATGTCATATATGCTTTTCAGGGATGATACTGTGATGAAGACTGCGATAGGTGTACTGGGAGATCTCGCGGACACGTTGGGTGTCCATGCTGGCcctttgatcaatcaatctatCTCAAGCAAGAAATTTTTGGAGGAGTGCTTAGCATCTGATGATCCACTGGTCAAAGAGTCAGCTGATTGGGCAAGGGTTGCAATCAGCCGTGCGGTTTCAGGTTGAGGTCACATTGGTCTCGAGTCTGCACATGCATCATTCCACTTGTCATGTCCGGGTCTTGGTTGCATCATGTCTAGACCTGCTCTTTGGAGAAGTCAACCCATCCTTACAGCAGAGTCGGAGGTCCTCACTAACTCATGCATCAATACATGTGTCAGCCTGTCCTTATCACTTCTGCAGAAGAGAGGGTTAAGTTGGCTGCCTGCTAACTTTGCTTAAGGCATCTAGAACCTTCATTTCTTACTGGAGGTGAGATGAGCTTCTACAGTTGCCTGGCATCCCGATTGTTCATCGGCATGGCTTGGCATGCGTAGGGTCTGGGTGCTATCGTTTTCCATTGCATTCATTGCATGCATCGAACTTTGGTCGGATGGTCACTCGATACATGGTCCAGTTGCTTATGTTTCAATTAAGCAAAAAGAGGGCTCGAATGCATTGTCACAGGATTATTTTGTATTAGCTCAGGGCGACAAAGTTCATTATGTCGGACCTGAGCGTTCTGTCCCTCCCTTAGCTGGTAGCTTTTCTTTAATTTCCTAGCATTTTCTTCACTTGCATTGTCTTGCATTCATTCTTGGTCTGTTTTGTAAGAGTTCACCTTTTATCAAAACTTCGGTCCAGTCCGGTCCGGTACAGCACGCCGTTGTACAAGTCCTCGCGTGCATCGGTTTTATTTCCTGGTGTATCGGAGCAGCAGGCATTTgtactttctttctttttttttgggttacTATCCTCTGCTCCATTTCAGTTTCCTTGAAGAAGCTGGGCTgctgaaaaacaaaaacaattatagGTCTTGGAGTGGTTTTTTTGGGAGGCGGTTGGCCGAGTTGAATTTGTTTACAAAAATTGTATTATTCTATGGAGCtctgcctcctctctccccccaTGTGTCATATAATTTGCTGGCATATTATGAGAATATGGTGAAATGCGTTGAAATGATATGGTGTTTTGCTTGCATGGTATGCTCGTATGGTTTGATTCGGTAAGAGTTTGGTGCCCAGTCCCTCTGTGGCTGTATATACAGTTATTACTGCCTAGTGTAAAGTTTCGAAATTGAatgatgaatttgattcatTTGTTAATTTTCTGTTTATCCGAGTGGTGAAGTTGCCTCAGGTTTGCTGGTTGGCAAAACTACAGACGCGTTGGCCGATTTGTTCGATTTGCAGAAATGGATGTGTGCATTAGTAGCAGTAGTGCGCTACGTTTAGCACACGTAGCAGTGCGAACTGCAAACCCAGCGAAGTTTCCTCTCGACGCGGTTGCCATCGATCATCAAATCGGTCGTTTGTTTCTGTTCTTTCTTTGCACTTGCACTGCCACTGCGGGATGCGTATTATTTGGCTGCCACATGCAAGTTCAGACTTCTTGATTCCACTGCGGTCAGATTCGGTAAGTTTTCAAGAGGAAGTTATCTGAAGCTAAACCGATTTGAACATCTACAAATGTCAGTGATCGGAGCCATCCCTCTCTACAAAGGTATAATGCATTAGTGATCGGAGCCATCCCTCTCTACATAGATATAATGTATTATGGGCCGTTCTGGATTGAAGCCTAAACgtgccctaccaatatttttgATAGCTTGAAGAGTAGGCACGGTTGTTTAGTTTGAAGCCAAATAATTAACATTGCCAATGTTCAATTTGGCAATTTCTAAATTCTAATCAAAGTTTTGGCTTCTAATTTGTATGAAACCAAATACAACTTTACCCTACCAAAGAAATGTTAGTGCTAAAATTTGCTcaggttttggcactaccaatattttgatTGGGCATTGTTATAACTGTTTGTATATACTTGTATGGACAATGTTTTAGGAAGAAGCTAAGCTAAAAGAACATGTGGTTCCAAGTATTAATATTCTTTCCtatcactcttcctctctctctcagggTACTAGCAGTACCATGAAGGATATGAATGGAAGTACCTTCTGAGTTCTGATGTATTctagttttaaaataaattaaatacctaatatgaacttaaaaaaaacaaattcctGTCATACATCACTACCTATATATACTTATGTTCATTTTGCAATTCTATTCGAATAGCCCAATATGCTTTTATTTTTGCATGAATCATAGGCTTGGCGATAACACTAGAATGGGAAGTGGAAGTTAGATGAGAGTAAGACAGCTTCCTTATGAAACCACATGATTTTATATGTGGGTGAGCCTTtgagagtgtttttttttctctcttttccctcaTGTCACGTCGCATTAGTCTGATTTTGAATTCTGAAGACATGTTCTTTATTTGCTCCAACGTAATTTGTTCCAAGTGTCTCTGCTCTTCAGGAACAATCACATAGCTTTAGAAATACAGCTTCAGTTCCAGATTCTGACCAGCCAGCTGATATGATTTGTTTGATAATGCCCTCTGTTATTAAGGATGATTCTTGGTTCAGACTGGAGAATTCAAATTACAAAAAGGTTCAGATTGCTTTGAGAGGTACTAGTACAGCATTTTAGCATAGATAAAAATGAGAGAAATTAACCGAGATAGACTTCAGGAGTTCAGGGGCAATAAATGAAACACTTCTTCCATCCAACCCATTGCATGGTGTATTTTCCATATGCCAGATGCAGTTTGGTTGTCACTTAATTCCTGCCTCCCCATTTCATTGTAAAACAAAACtatttcaaatttgatttttaaaaatagttttggATAGATATCTTACTTGGCCTTTTAGCAAACATGAAAAGAGAGACAATGGAAGTGCGGAAAAGAGCACCTAAAATTAATCCTAAAATCAAAATCAACCTTAATGTAGTTTGAACATAACTATCTAATTTCTAAGgcagttttttttaacagaaacAATCAATATAAATCTCTTCCTTATAATTATAATGAAACTCAATCCATCCTTTACATCAGAGATATATGTACCCAACCAAAGTAGGAGTAACCAACTAGTTTAATCCCTACAAGGCTACCAACTCAAATTAGCCCCCTCTAAAAAACCCCCCTCAAATTAGCCCCTAATTTGTCTATCTTAGAAGAAAAATCCAAAGGGTTAAAGTCCCAATCTTCTCAAATAAGATTCAATCCTATCCTAGGATTAGCCTAAACTTCATTTCTTTAATCCAAACTTCGCCTATAAAAGCAGCTCGTCTCATCACTCAAACTCACACACTCCAAGCAAGAActcagcttagctagctagcaatgGCCAGCgccctcgccttcgtcgccgtcctcctcgccgccgccgccgcggcgacctcgccggcggcggtggcggccaccaCGCTGACCATCCAGAACCTGTGCCCGCACCCGGTGTGGCCGCTCGTCACCCCCACCTCCGGCCAACCCATCTCCGACAACACCGCGCGCCTCGACCCCAACTCCCTCATCTCCCTCGCCTTCCCGCCCACGCCGTGGTccggccgcgtcgccgcgcgCACCGGCTgcgacgcggcggcgtcgccgccggccgggtgCGAGAccggcgcctcgccgccgtccaccgtgGCGCAGCTGagcgtccacggcggcggcgacgtcgcgaCGTACAGCGTCAGCCTCGTGGACGGCTTCAACGTGCCCGTGGTCGTCAGCCCGcaggccgtcggcggcggccagtGCCCCGCCCTCGGCTGCGTCGTCGACCTCAACTGCGACTGCCCGCTGGGGCAGCGGTTCTCCGACGGCGCCGCCTGCCGCGGCCCGCCGGAGTACTTCAAGGGCCGGTGCCCGCAGACGAGGACGACGCCGGGCGACGTCGAGCCCGTGCCGCAGAGCTGCCGCTCCCCCGGCGAGCTCAAGGTCATCTTCTGCCCGCCCACCatgctcaccgccgccgccgccgccgccgccagcgacaTGCTCATCCGTACCGTCGTCGCCTCCAGCTAGATCGCTCGCTTCGccggcgagacgacggcgagaagaGAAATCCCGTGCCTAATGCTGACGCATGCATGGgcttaataataaattaattaatcaattaagcTGTGGCTTTGAGCATGTTAATtactacttaattaatcttaatTAGCATCGATCTGTGGCTGTGGAGATGTAATTAGCTCGAGCTTTGGCTTGGAGCATACTTGGTGTTCGTCTGTGTTGTTTTTCGATGTGCTACGCCATTAGCAATGGCTAGCAAAAAATAATCAATCAGTATGAAATTTCTCGTGTTGTGATGAATTTACATGGTGTATTTAATTCGTTATTTACCATAAATTTCATCATATATATTATCTAGAAAGtaatttgttatatatatagaGCTGATAATTAAGTAAAAACATTCTGTGTTATCGTCCCTGCTCCGCGTTAATTAACGCAAAATAGACAAGTTATATACTACTCTATACTTAATATAACTTCTGTGAAATTTCTACGCTTTCATTGATAAATACATTTTTCTacgcttcattttttttttctgaagctGAGGAGGCTAGTCCTCATTCCATGAGAGAGAAACAACAGCGACTACAGTTGATCAATCCAGGTAGTCCGCAAATTATACTTTCAAAAACTGAATAATGAAGGACGCAAATTCGAAAATCCAATCTAGCTAGTAGAAAAGTTCAAACACGgcctcaaatccaaattaaaagtTCATGCACGAGCGGCTGATGCGCGTACCGTGTGCGAATTCAATCGATCAATACGAATGGTTCTATTTTTATGACGACTAAACATAAATATGACTTTATTTAACTTTTGACATGCATATATACCTTGCTTCTTTGCAGAGAAAAGTGCCTTGCATTGGCTAACTAAAGGCAAAGTTGAAATTTGGGGATTTAGCTCGATATGTCATCATCATTAGCTGAATTATAGTACGAACTTGTCTAGGAAATCGGGCAAAGCCGGTAAAGTAAAAGGAGCTCATCAAGTTGAGAGTACCAGACAAATTGATTGTGTTTCAAATTCGAATCTGTTCCGGAATCAGGAACATTCAATAAACCACAGCTGGGTTTTCGTTTTCTGCGAGttaatcttaactaattaaaagattcgtaTTTTTCCAATCGTCACCTCGTCCGTGCGCTGTTTTTTCGTccgtgccccccccccccccccccccaaatcaTCCGCCCCCAAAATCTCATCCGGAATTCCATCATACAAATTGAATCGGACGGGGAATACTGAAACATATACACACAACCAAAATCCCATCCGGAATTCCATCATACAAATTGAATAGGAGAGGGAAAACTGAAACATATACACACAAATTTTATCCAAATCCTAGAGAAAACATTACTACaagaacacaaataaaaaaaccaaaccggaaggggagggtgccgccgccactgccgaaccgcagccgcctcccactggatccggcggaggggagggcgccgccgccgctgggacGCCGGGttgccaccgcctcccctcccctcccctcccgctggatccGAACGCCGGGCCACCACCAtctcaccgccgcctcccctctcactggatccggcggaggggagggcgccgccccaccaccaccgtctcCCCTCCCGTCCCTCCGGGAaaccgggccgccgccgcctcccctcccactggatccggcggaggggagggcaccaCTACCACCACACATGAGACAGAGAGGAAGAGGGTGCTGCTGGCCATGGGGAAGGAGCCATGGAGGGGGAGGGGACGGAGAAAGAGGGTGCTGGGAAGGAGCCatggagggggggaggggacgGAGGAAGAGGGTGCTGGGAAGGAGccatgggagggggagggggacggcGTGCGTAGAgggtgaggggagggggaaggggtcGCCAGATGAGAAGGAGATAGGGGTAGgcggagaagagaaaaaaaagaggcggGCGGAAGTAACGAGGCGCGCCGCTCTCTCGCTCTCCGCTCGTGTCCACCGTCACGCTCGTAtgggcaattttttttaaaaaaaaaggcagagcaagcaattaatacatgattaattaattattaattattataaatttgaaaaatgggttcctttgaattttttaaataacttttatatattatttttcaaaaaatacaccgtttagtagtttggaaatGTGTTAACgaaaaacaaaaaagttcaaGTTTAGAGTTGGAGTTTAGAAGGGGGCCTTAAACGTAACAATCAGATTTCATCCATCGTGGTGCGTCATCACCACTTCAGCCTGAGAGGATCGGGAGTTAGGACAGGAAAAACTGAaatagggttagggttttggtaCCGGCCGTTTTAATGGATTCTGAACCGATCCGAACCGTCCATCAAAACGAGTGGCTCGGATCAATCCCGCATCGAGCTGGCCTCCATCTCTGCGCTGCAGCACTACTGGGCCGCACGCAGCACATGAAGCACTAACAGCGTGTGATTGAGTTGTTGGGCCACATTTGGTATGGTTAGTCTTTTTTTAAAGCAGCAAGTCCACTTTGTCTCTCTCAAATATATCTCCAATCTAATTTTcatagaaaaactaaaaataaaaattacctGACAAAATACAATTACCCAACAAGAGGAAGTTAGTCTTTTTTTAATTGCGATAAAACCTTAGTTGATGTTGAAATATATTGTTTTCAACATGTTGTTTATTGGCAAATTTATATCAAGAATGCCTTACTCTAAAAGGACTCATATCACAAATTAAatcctaaaaatatttattgtgaTTTTAATTGAAATTACTCCGTAGCAACGCACTattgaataataatttattatgagcTATATTTCCCTCTATCATTTGAGACTTTTTCTAGCGAGATAAAAGTACCAAAGCAGTGTAAAAAAATTTCAGttacaaacaaatatttttagttttaatacaCCACAGCGAAGCACGGGCATGTTGCTAGTTACTTAAATTTCCCACAAAACCATTTTGCTTCACTTGAAAAATTTTCAATTCTGTTTAtttaacttctatttttttgAAGGTACTAATAAACCATCGGATATGCTTGGTAGGCTCTGCCTATTTATTTCAAAAGTATTTCTTGGGTGTCAGGTGCTTTATAGGTTTGGGGTAAAATAGCATGCATAATCACTGTACTAATCATGATTCCAGTGGTTAAAGCCGAGGAATCTGTACTACAAAGAAAAATCTACAAAAGTTTAAAGATAAAGACCAATTCCTCTGCCTTATTCTCTGCTTTTTCGCCGTAAGAATGAACATTTTAGTTTGGCGGTTTTCGCTCTTGAATACCACCAAAGTTTGCTTGCTCGCCCAATAATCATTGAATAGAAGCATTTTCATTGAAGGGAAAAATTACATGACAAATAGCATCAAAACTCTGTCAGTTGTTTCTACTCCTATGAGAAAATGAACAGCACTGACAGAAGCTGTAGAACAAGTGAAACTTCATTTTTGGCTGCGTTCGGGAGGAGGGCACGCACAACGAAGCATGCATtattgcataattaattaagcattagctattttttaaaaaaaatagattaatttgattttttttaaataactttcatatagaaattttttataaaagacgcactgtttagtagtttgaaaaaaatgtacgcggaaaacgagggagtaaGAACACATCCTTTGTTGTTGAAATGGCGAAGACAAGCTCTGGCAAGGCTATATTAGGGCTTAGGTCCAAAACCTGTTGGGCCACTTAAGTCCTCCTTTTCATGGGCCTCAACAAGTTCCATCCTTTTGATGGGCTGATATTTTGGGCAAAATTTTGGCACACATGGATGGGCCAGTATTGAGGCCCATCAAAAATGAATCATGATAATGTGATGACCCAGCCCAAGATGAGTTGGCCTGGCCTAACAAACATATCAGTCCTTACTGTTCAATatcaggagaaaagaaaagaacagaagAGATCTAAGAATAAGTTGGCCTTTACATGCATGCTGTCTTGATACGTTTGAGTCGATTTAGTGGCCAATAATGCTCAGTGGTGCATGTATGAATTAAGTTAAAACAAAAGGTAATGTGTCTATCTCAATGACAAGATTATACCTGAGTAAAATGCACGGAGGGTCATCCAATTTATTTAGGTGTGTCATATAATTTATTCTACTTGGCAAATGTTCATATAAATGTAAGTTTAGTGAGTCATTTGCCAATCTAACTATTCATCTATCCACACGAGTATGCCTTGTACAATGACATGTCAcataagattaaaaaaattgcatccaaAAATGTGTAGAAAACTCTTcgtgtatttttttcctttctcgcAGCACTACCAATTGGCAATACACGAAATTAGTGAAACCAAATCATTTCACTTGTGCCTAACCTAAGAAGAAAGCTTGGGAGGTCGAGCGAGCCGAGTAACCCTGCTCACTTGTCCAACGCTAGACTTAAAACTTGAAAACTGGATCTATCAAGTTTTGAATAGAAATTTCTATACAGAAAGTTATTTGAAAAGTGTATCATTCGAAGTTTGGAAGTCGttctcataaaaaaaaagggtaaaaaaTCAGTCGAGAAGCTGATTCAAACTCAGCATAAGCTCTTCCCTTATATGAAACCGTCCTCGGAGGCTACTAGCTAAGACTTCAGAAGGGACAATTTCTCCCTAATTATAATTATCTGAAGTTGGCTAAACCCAAAGTCCCTGAGCACCCCAAAGCAAAgcattactccctctatcccataaaaaaccaat
This genomic window from Oryza sativa Japonica Group chromosome 12, ASM3414082v1 contains:
- the LOC4352567 gene encoding osmotin-like protein translates to MASALAFVAVLLAAAAAATSPAAVAATTLTIQNLCPHPVWPLVTPTSGQPISDNTARLDPNSLISLAFPPTPWSGRVAARTGCDAAASPPAGCETGASPPSTVAQLSVHGGGDVATYSVSLVDGFNVPVVVSPQAVGGGQCPALGCVVDLNCDCPLGQRFSDGAACRGPPEYFKGRCPQTRTTPGDVEPVPQSCRSPGELKVIFCPPTMLTAAAAAAASDMLIRTVVASS